The DNA window acacCCCCAAGGCGACGCCCTAAAAGTAGCGACGAAGCGGGGAGGGCGACCCACATCTCGGGGTTGTGTAAGAAATGGGAAGTGCGACCCGAGAGGGATgggcattcacacacacacgcccGATCTGTACGAAGCACGTGTTGCCCACCCGTCAGGGTGGGGTCCGCGGGATAGAGAAAGGAGGGCAGCggctgagggagggaagaagggagggatggGATGGCGGGCAGGCGGGCGTGGGGAAAAAGGAAGCggcggcgcccccccccccacacacccggGCAGGGTGACTCACGGGAGCTGCCGGTCCGCGGTGGTCCCGGTTCCGACTCGATGTAACTGAGCAAGACGGGCAAAGGGAGCCCGCCCGGGCCGGCGGGGCCAGCAACGCTCCAGGCGCTCGGGAGCGGCCAGccgggcgcggcggcggcggcggcggctcctcttcctcctcctcctcctccccggccGGGGTAGAGAAGGAAGTAAGGGGGCGAGTCAGGGGgtgcctcttctccttcttcctcctcctctcgctCCGGCTCCCCTCCGCCGTCGCCCTCCGGCCGCTCGCCCTCAGCGGCCGGTGGGGAGCTCCGCTCCATCTTCTCTGGAGGGCAGGCGAGCGGCGGTCCCCGCAGCTCCTCAGCCGGCCGCCGcctcccttcttctccttctatttctctTTCTTCGCCTCTTTCCGCCGCCTGGCGAGAAGGAAGGGGCAACTTTTCCCTCAGAGCGGGCGAGGAGGCGCAGCCACGGCGGCGGCCATGCCTCCGCCATAAGCCggccccccttcccccccgccTTTCTTGGGCCTCCCCACCGGCCCGGAGGTGGAGTGACTCGCGCCGGCCCCCTCGTGGGActccgccccgccgccgccgcctgagAGCCGCTTCTTCCTCGGGCCGCCCAGGCCTTTCCCTCACGTGAGGGGAAGCGGGTGGGCACGACTTGCCGCTTGAGGCGGTGGGGCGACCGTCCTTCttggttccccctccccccggggactggggtggatgggtgggctCCCCCGTTCCTCCCCATGAGACTCTTGAGGTTGTGTGCTTCCTTGCCCCACAACATATGAGGGGCTGGTTTATGAGGGGCTTCGTCCTGCCCAGGGGGGTTCGTTTCTTGCCCATCTCAAAGGATGGGAGGGGGACTGGCCACCCAAGACGGCAAGTTCTTGACCCTCGTCAAGATCTGGGGCTTGGCCACTGAGGACTCACTTGCCATGCCATGAGGGAggacaggttcccccccccctccaggtgtGTGTCTAAGTCATAGTCCCTTGCTATGGGGAGCTGGTAAGGGAAGGGAGCAATTCCTGGGGCCATGAAATGAGACAGGACTGAGTTCtggacccacacacacactagcTGAGTAGCCAGCGGTCAGCAGGGGTTCAGTTCTTCTCTGATGCCAAATGTAGAGACTGAGGATTCAGTTCTTGCTACTTCCTAAATGGAAAATTCCCAGAGTGTCATAGTGGatagtgatggaccaggactctggagaagagggttcgaatcccagctcagccatggaaactcactgggggagtgcaACTGGCCTTacgtatctcacttaccttgaaagccctattacggttgctgtaagttgcttccaacttggcagcacagaacacacacacagacagacattcCCTAAATAAGGGAAAGCTGACCCTTAAGGGTTTACATTTTTGTTGCTTGCCCAGTGAGGGGTTTGGCTCTTTTCCCCTTTGCCTACAGAACAAGCACCCCAGATTGACCAGGTTGAGTTTTGCCAGTGACTTCATCTAAGCCAAATAACCAACCAGCCTTCATCTTTCCATTCAATCTCAGTCAATGGGTTATTATTGCCACTTAGAATTTGAAACGTGTGATGGAAACAAGGATTACTCTCATTCAGGCTCAGtagtaaagcaaaaaagcaacatttgttgcctatatacctccccatagtgcttaacgcactctccaggccaggcagtttacaatttaattatgaaggctacacaccacacacaccagcaagttgggtactcaatatACCgaactcagaaggatgaaaggctagGTCTATTACACGCCTCCAAAAGACTGGATGCAACCTATAGAAATAAGAATAATTTTGGGTTTATTGTACTAAAATGAACACAAACTGCATTTCTTTCCcctaaaaattatatttattaagCTTACATTTACTATTTCCAGCTTGTAAAAAAAAGTTGATTGAAGTAAATCACTTAAGCTTGATACTCTTCTTAACTCCAGCACGAATGCCAAACAGTTCACCTCCATATCTTTGTTCTTCTCTTCGGACCTCTGGAACTTGTCCCTTCCTACGAATTTTGGCCCGCCTAAACTTCTCACGGTGCTTGACTCTTGGGTTACGATCGATCTTCTTCCTCTTGGGTGTGAGACCTTTATTCTTGACAATCTGGTACGATGCACCTCTCTTTTGACCTGGTAATTCCTCTTCCATAATCACTTCTTCTtcaacttctctttcttcttgtttCCTCTTTCTCTTAAGTTTTATCTTTCCTTCCATCTCTTTATAATAATTTAGAGCAGCCTGTTCATCAAAATCTGAATCCTCTGTACATTCTTCAGCAGCCTTGCCGTTAGAAAGCTTACAAAGAGTTTCTGGTTTGCTTTTACTGACAGACTTCCTGACAGATAACAAGGACTTCTTTTTACCTTCCATCCCATCAGCATTGTCATTATGAAATTCACAAAGCAGCCTGCGAACCTCTGGAGACAGTTTTTGGTCCACAATTGCTAAATCATTTATTAAGTTTCTGTATGTTACAAGTCTTTCAATAACAGGATGGCCGTGGACTGGGATCCTTTTTGCCTTCAACACCAAGTAAAAACTGATGTTACAACAATAGTTTAAATAGAGGTGATATTTGATCTGCAAGTACTGGCTGCCTTTCCCTTGCGGAATGACCCCATCTCTTACCATATGTATCAGCGGCTCCAGTTCATCTTTAAGCTCAGTTAATTTGGCTTCAAAGTCCCGAATCAGTTCCAGCAACTCTGGAGATTCCTTTTTCAACAACTTCAGCTGCTCCTTTTTAGAAAGAGACTGCAAATCTTTGGCAATTTTCCGCCCTGAGTCTTTTTCACTTGGTTGCTCGGTTGCCTTCACGTAACTCTGGACCAGATCGAGGCCATAATCGTCCTCACCCAAACTCTGTGCCAGTCGTTTCTGAATGGCCTgggccgcctcctcttcctccagctcCTCAGCTTCCGCTTCCTCCTGGCTCTTCTTGGCAGCCTTGGAACGGGCGGCGACAGGTTTATCATAGTCAGTGCCATAATACAGCTGCTTTCGCTGACCCCAAGCAAGCTCATCGGGGAGGCCTGACTGCCCACCGGCGGCACCCCATCCCTCTTCTAGGTCACTGTCCATGTCCAGGGGTTCGTCTATATTGTCGTCGTCGTCAGCATCACCCTCCTCCTCGCcattttccccttctccctcctcttcgCTGTCGTTCTCTTCGGAAAGGTCCAGTTCcaggacctcctcctcctcctccgcttccccttcatcatcatcctcactGCCCAGCGCTGCCAGCACCGCCTCCTCGAGCCGCCGCTCGTGGAAATCATCCGCCTCCTCCGTGACAGACAGCACTCCCGGCTCGGGCTCCTctatcttttcttccttttgttcctGGGGCTTCCAAGCCGGAGCGGTTCTCCGCCGTGATTTCCCCATGAGGCTGGCGGGACGAGGGATGGCCGCTCGACAAACCAGCGTGCGCTACCGCGGCAGAGCCACGAAGAGAAGTACGTCTGGGTCGAAGGTCAGTGTAGTCACGAAATCTGCCCCTCCCGCTTCCGGTTACCGAGAGGGAAAGGGTATTCTGGTACGAGTTGCTGCAAGAAATCGTCGGGCAATCAAGTCTGTTTCCCCACAACTGCTCTTATGACTTAAGTCGTGCCTGGACAATTATTATGGTTCTGTGCGATTTTGCTTCTCAAGGCGCTTCACTTCCTGCTCGATACAGAGCGTCCCTCTTTACTTCCGGTCTGATGTTCTTAGGTGCCACGATTTTTACCTTCCTCCGCAGTTGTGGACGCTCTGGTTTGCCCACGGTCATAGAGAAAACGGGACGACGCCCGGAGGCCGGAGCtgaggggcaaaaaaaaaaagttcgcCTTTATGGAGCCTACTGCGCGTGCGTGAACTGCGGGCGTGGTGGACGAACTGCTTTTCGAGTGCcttgtgtatttatatatatatttattaacaGTTCTTGAGCTGGAGAGTGAAAACATCCACTTTGCAGTGATAAAGTAGTGTAATGGACATAGATTGAAATCAAGATTAATAATACCAGTGACTGACCTAAGTGGCCCTAGGATTACATTTTGAAGTCCTGTCACTACTCTTGGAAATTCcgggatctttttttttaatgtattagtacaaaaatgagaataaagaaaaatacaaaaaataaagaactcaaaatactgtacataatacaATGAACTTCAGGTGCATCCCTTCACCCCCAGGATATACTCAAAAGGTTTACTTCATACATTGTGctccatttctctttaaaaatgaaacaactcttggtctccttttcctttctcaaatACATCTCCCGGGCCGTATTTCCTCAAGAGAGACTAAAACACCCATGTTGATCCCATTTACCAAACCTGCTCTAGCAGTTTAGTCACCAGGAGCTGGTCTTTTGTGAAACTGAAAGGTCAATATCTGAATTTAAAACCAAGTCACCCCTTTGCAGGATAACTAAtacgccttcttccatatgagcctgcccgtcctcttaagatcaggccaggaggcccttttgaaggtgccatccctgaaagaggtgagggggtggcatgtcgaaataggacCTTCTCGGCTGTTGCTCCCCAACATtcgaatgccctccctatagagatgcacttttggcttttcggcgccaggcaaagatttttctgtttagttagcattttaattaattagtaTCCTTTCATTGGCTGTATGAGCAGCAGGATCTATTAATTATAAATTAACTGTTTTAATATTGGGTAAATATATATTGggtattattttaatggttttaatgttttcctaaagttttaatattactgtacgccactcagagaccattggcCAAACAGAGTGGCCAAACAGactaaaaaaaatcctgtaaataaataaataaaataaatcactaaTCACTCACAACATATACTGTTACATTTACCCCTCAATCAGTGGAAAGTTTGCAGGTAAGCTCAAGGTGAACTTGGAAGCCTTCAGAGTGACCACAGCAATTGCTCCAGTGACCACCTTGAGATATTCCCATCTCTAGCCAGGAAGGAAAGACACCACACATGTGCTTCATATGTGCCCTATTGATGCTGAGAACCAGCAAGAAGTGGCCAAAGGTTCTGCCTGTAGACCTTCTCGTGACCAACGTCTAAAGATAATTTTCTTTGACACATGTTtttggacacacacacccccattgtTTATTTTGTAGCTTGATTAAGTGTTTTGGAGAATCTGGAAGCTTGCATGTTATTGTTTATAATGTATAATCAGTCCTGTTAAAGATAATGCTtgcctgggaatttttttttatttggttttgttccTATGGACCAACATGAtcacaagaaaataaataataattttattcttttctttactATGCTTCTCCTCACCTGGACTGCAGAAGAGAACTTCAAGGCTTGCTTTCACACTATTGTGGCATTACTGTACAGTTGTTCTTAATAAGGACACCTGCCTATCAGTTTTGGATGATTTTGCATACGAAGAGCCATGTTGGAGAAGATGAAATATATAACCAGCATACGCTTTCTCAGAGTGGCCAAACAATTGCCTGTGATCTTTGCTTGATTCCCAAATTTTTAGAAAGCCAGTGAGCCTTTTATGATTCtgcattgtttttctgtaatcagAACTGTacagccagaagggaccctatggactatggaatccagccctgtcaaggaggcacagtggggaattgaacccccagcccAGACACTTAAACCATGAGCTATCTTTTCATTGCTTTTTGTCCCTTTGGATGTCCATGTAGAGACTTTCACTTCAGCAGTAGAGGGAGATCTAAGAGTATGAACAGCATGGCCTGGTGACGCAAGATGGAAGAAATGTTTTCGACACTTGTTCTTAGACTCAGTTCATTGATTTGCAGATggtttataaaaaaaaacacatttatgaCATGTAACTCACTTTGCTTCCATTAGATGGCGATAGTTACTAACTACTTTTTACAATGGTTAAATTGTGGTTATTCCAGGCATTTTGAATGGGGGTGACAAGAGATTTATAGCCATTTTTATAAGATTTGGAGTAACAGTGGTAGTCAGTTAGAatgcttttaaatacattttggCAACAACTTGTTAAAACACCAGTGCCCTAAGCACTAGAAAAGGAAGGAATTGGGGTAGAAGACGGCTTCCCATCTATTGTCCATTACATCAGCTTTAGCAATTTCCATTGGCTT is part of the Pogona vitticeps strain Pit_001003342236 chromosome 5, PviZW2.1, whole genome shotgun sequence genome and encodes:
- the UTP3 gene encoding something about silencing protein 10, producing MGKSRRRTAPAWKPQEQKEEKIEEPEPGVLSVTEEADDFHERRLEEAVLAALGSEDDDEGEAEEEEEVLELDLSEENDSEEEGEGENGEEEGDADDDDNIDEPLDMDSDLEEGWGAAGGQSGLPDELAWGQRKQLYYGTDYDKPVAARSKAAKKSQEEAEAEELEEEEAAQAIQKRLAQSLGEDDYGLDLVQSYVKATEQPSEKDSGRKIAKDLQSLSKKEQLKLLKKESPELLELIRDFEAKLTELKDELEPLIHMVRDGVIPQGKGSQYLQIKYHLYLNYCCNISFYLVLKAKRIPVHGHPVIERLVTYRNLINDLAIVDQKLSPEVRRLLCEFHNDNADGMEGKKKSLLSVRKSVSKSKPETLCKLSNGKAAEECTEDSDFDEQAALNYYKEMEGKIKLKRKRKQEEREVEEEVIMEEELPGQKRGASYQIVKNKGLTPKRKKIDRNPRVKHREKFRRAKIRRKGQVPEVRREEQRYGGELFGIRAGVKKSIKLK